From a region of the Mucilaginibacter auburnensis genome:
- a CDS encoding ABC transporter ATP-binding protein, which produces MDKSLISVRGLSHRYNTQWAIRGISFDLPETGVYGLLGSNGAGKSTTMNIISGVLKQTEGEVIVNGISLNEDPIAAKKLIGFLPQHAPLHPDTTVQEYLSNCARLRKIPEKEVRNAVNEVMEKVSITHFEKRLIRNLSGGYKQRVGIAQAIIHKPAIIILDEPTNGLDPNQIMEVRKLVRDIAKERAVIFSTHILTEVHAICDHILMIDRGKLVFSGETREFDNYLQPDSLLVRLLAAPPVEQILQIAGITDAEALGGGEYRLKIGGSSRIAEQFIVECVSRNWRLETIHPEKTSLNDVFSELSNKNA; this is translated from the coding sequence ATGGACAAATCATTAATTAGCGTGAGAGGACTCTCTCATCGCTACAATACCCAGTGGGCGATCAGGGGCATTAGTTTCGATCTGCCTGAGACCGGTGTCTATGGCCTACTTGGGTCAAACGGTGCCGGAAAGTCAACCACCATGAACATCATCAGCGGTGTTTTGAAACAAACCGAGGGGGAGGTGATCGTTAACGGCATTAGTTTAAACGAAGATCCGATTGCAGCCAAAAAACTGATCGGCTTCTTACCTCAGCATGCACCCTTACACCCGGACACTACCGTTCAGGAATACCTCAGCAATTGTGCCAGGTTACGAAAGATACCTGAAAAAGAGGTAAGAAATGCAGTCAATGAAGTGATGGAAAAAGTTTCCATCACTCACTTTGAAAAGCGCCTGATCCGCAATCTCTCCGGTGGGTATAAGCAAAGGGTAGGCATCGCGCAGGCAATCATTCACAAGCCAGCCATTATCATCCTGGATGAGCCCACCAACGGACTCGATCCGAATCAAATCATGGAAGTGCGGAAACTGGTGCGGGATATAGCGAAGGAACGTGCGGTTATTTTTTCCACCCATATACTAACAGAGGTGCATGCCATCTGTGACCATATCCTGATGATTGACCGCGGCAAACTGGTTTTCTCTGGAGAGACGCGGGAATTTGACAATTATTTACAGCCCGACAGCCTTTTAGTACGATTACTTGCAGCTCCGCCTGTAGAACAGATTCTTCAGATAGCGGGGATTACTGATGCAGAAGCGCTGGGAGGAGGAGAATACCGGTTAAAAATAGGCGGGAGTAGCCGTATAGCCGAACAATTTATTGTGGAATGCGTGTCGAGGAATTGGAGATTGGAAACGATTCACCCGGAAAAGACCTCTCTCAATGATGTTTTTTCGGAGTTGTCAAATAAAAATGCATAG
- a CDS encoding RNA polymerase sigma factor, protein MGDYSSYSDSELIALFNGDDDAAFKEIYQRYDKLLYIFAYRKLDDEDEAMDVVQDVFTGMLANRGNFMIKASLSAYLYKSVLNKILDLFRHQQTIKRYIAEGSHYIDVDTNDTDYLIREKDIREMIEKEIAAMPPRMRQAYELKHKFKHSPQEIAEQMGISEHTVKVQLQRALKHLRNRLGVVIFVIFILNK, encoded by the coding sequence ATGGGAGATTACAGTAGCTACAGCGATTCGGAGCTTATTGCCTTATTTAATGGCGATGACGATGCCGCATTCAAAGAGATCTACCAGCGCTATGACAAGCTGCTGTATATTTTTGCGTACCGCAAACTGGACGACGAAGACGAGGCCATGGATGTAGTGCAGGACGTTTTTACCGGTATGTTGGCGAACAGGGGGAACTTCATGATCAAAGCTTCGCTGTCCGCGTACTTATATAAATCTGTACTGAACAAGATACTCGATCTTTTCCGGCACCAGCAAACCATTAAGCGCTACATTGCCGAAGGCAGTCATTACATAGATGTGGATACTAATGATACCGACTACCTGATCCGGGAAAAGGACATCCGGGAGATGATAGAAAAGGAGATAGCCGCAATGCCGCCGCGAATGCGCCAGGCCTATGAGCTGAAACATAAGTTCAAGCACTCGCCGCAGGAAATAGCAGAACAGATGGGAATATCCGAACATACCGTCAAAGTTCAGCTCCAGCGCGCACTTAAACACCTTCGAAATCGGTTAGGCGTCGTTATTTTCGTTATTTTCATCCTGAATAAATAG
- a CDS encoding helix-turn-helix transcriptional regulator, giving the protein MLKVTIPFTNEVVFNPLHYSENQIDEVIVNRFDEVRGEIQISVKSFHVEDIAVYIIQLKSPESVLISARVEQPAWMMNFTLQGQLSIRGVNTSMGLRLNADTHNSLIQVGNTTMDAVIQGEVTLFTVCLSQQVVKKLLTCDENAALQNKLTEGAKIASNRVITRAMHDILNSITDCAENNCLHRIFLAAKMLELLFLDIEQLNQGKEATPRVLKTHDLEKLQLAKKLIGQDLQSPCSLVELAHKVGLNDFKLKKGFREAFGTTVFGHLYDLRMEKAREMLSASEYTVSEVAHLVGYKNAHHFTAAFKKKFGYLPSNARKA; this is encoded by the coding sequence ATGCTGAAGGTCACAATTCCCTTTACCAACGAGGTAGTTTTTAATCCCCTTCATTATTCTGAAAATCAGATAGATGAAGTGATTGTAAACCGTTTCGACGAAGTGAGGGGGGAGATACAGATCAGCGTAAAAAGCTTTCATGTTGAAGACATAGCCGTTTACATCATCCAACTAAAAAGCCCTGAAAGTGTATTAATATCCGCCCGGGTGGAACAGCCTGCCTGGATGATGAACTTTACTTTGCAGGGACAGTTGAGCATACGCGGCGTGAACACAAGTATGGGACTGCGGCTGAACGCCGACACGCACAACAGTCTTATCCAGGTAGGCAATACTACAATGGATGCTGTAATACAGGGTGAAGTAACGTTATTTACAGTTTGTCTAAGCCAACAGGTGGTAAAGAAACTACTCACCTGTGATGAAAACGCTGCATTGCAAAACAAATTAACTGAGGGTGCAAAAATTGCAAGCAATAGGGTTATAACTCGCGCCATGCATGATATACTAAACTCAATAACGGATTGCGCCGAAAACAACTGCCTGCACCGCATATTCCTTGCCGCTAAAATGCTCGAGCTTTTGTTTCTGGATATAGAGCAGTTGAATCAAGGCAAGGAAGCTACCCCACGTGTCTTGAAAACACATGACCTCGAGAAGTTGCAACTAGCTAAAAAACTGATTGGTCAAGACTTGCAGTCACCATGCTCGTTAGTTGAACTTGCGCATAAAGTTGGCCTCAATGATTTTAAACTAAAAAAAGGGTTCAGAGAAGCATTCGGCACAACCGTTTTCGGCCATTTATATGATCTGCGAATGGAAAAGGCAAGAGAAATGTTGTCGGCATCAGAATATACAGTGAGCGAGGTTGCGCATTTGGTGGGGTATAAAAACGCGCACCACTTTACCGCTGCTTTTAAAAAGAAGTTTGGCTACCTGCCTAGTAACGCCCGGAAAGCTTAA
- a CDS encoding FecR family protein: MEKNNVKEVLRKIDSGNYTPEEERIAKRWLFQLNNEKKLDFTEKQLNEASAKMWAVVKKDLAPAGYQGSIKLWPGIAVAAMVLVFLGAGLLYFNYQTHNYSAIAQNDIEPGKPGGTLTLADGKKIRLADMLNGKLVEQGGVTIRKAADGQLVYELKGSGTGSHQINTISTANAETYQVRLPDGTAVWLNAASSLSYAPALTEDGIRTVKLSGEAYFEVAKDKIHPFVVKTAGQEIQVLGTHFNVNAYANEPALVTTLLEGSVKVAAGSVKKLLKPGEQAVNTDGQIKVSEAIIDKALDWKNDEFYVNHINFKTAMRKIARWYNVEVIYNSSVPDDIEIGGWVSRNEKLSSVLHSMEAAGIVHFTIDGRKIYVSK, from the coding sequence ATGGAGAAAAACAACGTTAAGGAAGTTTTGAGGAAAATAGATTCGGGAAACTACACACCCGAGGAGGAAAGGATCGCGAAACGCTGGCTTTTTCAATTAAACAATGAGAAAAAGCTTGACTTTACGGAAAAACAGTTGAACGAGGCAAGCGCCAAAATGTGGGCAGTTGTGAAAAAGGACCTGGCTCCGGCTGGCTATCAAGGTTCGATAAAACTTTGGCCAGGGATCGCGGTTGCGGCGATGGTGCTGGTGTTCCTGGGCGCCGGCTTATTATATTTTAATTATCAGACGCATAATTACAGCGCTATTGCCCAAAATGACATTGAACCGGGCAAGCCGGGTGGCACACTTACACTGGCGGATGGCAAAAAGATCAGGCTCGCTGATATGCTGAACGGAAAGCTGGTGGAACAAGGCGGCGTGACTATTCGCAAAGCTGCGGATGGACAACTGGTTTATGAGCTTAAGGGTTCCGGCACCGGAAGCCATCAAATCAATACCATCAGCACGGCCAATGCGGAAACCTACCAGGTGAGACTGCCCGATGGTACGGCGGTGTGGTTAAATGCGGCTTCCAGCCTGAGCTATGCACCTGCGCTGACTGAAGATGGAATACGAACGGTAAAACTTTCCGGTGAAGCTTATTTTGAGGTTGCCAAAGACAAAATACATCCCTTCGTCGTTAAAACGGCAGGACAGGAGATCCAGGTGCTGGGAACACACTTTAATGTGAATGCCTATGCCAATGAGCCAGCTTTGGTGACCACCTTACTGGAAGGGTCGGTTAAAGTTGCTGCCGGCAGTGTAAAAAAGCTTTTGAAACCGGGCGAACAGGCGGTCAATACTGACGGGCAGATCAAGGTAAGCGAAGCCATCATTGATAAAGCACTGGACTGGAAAAATGATGAGTTCTACGTCAATCATATCAACTTTAAAACAGCCATGCGTAAAATAGCCCGATGGTATAATGTAGAAGTTATTTACAACTCATCTGTGCCGGATGACATCGAGATTGGCGGTTGGGTATCGCGGAACGAAAAATTGTCTTCCGTCCTTCATTCCATGGAAGCTGCCGGGATCGTCCATTTCACTATAGACGGCAGAAAAATATATGTCAGCAAATAA
- a CDS encoding RagB/SusD family nutrient uptake outer membrane protein, translating to MKIHIYSRLIPMLLLAFLLSSCKKYLDIEPKGVQLLKTVHDYDQWLNSYEATTDLPESINLLADNTDLTNVDLPLDQVNERVFTWQAQFAEDQFAGEAVIWKDFYREIYYYNTVINKIDEAIDGTVAQKRSLKAEALLGRAYAYLYLVNLYGEPFAQAAAASDLAVPFVTSHDLNNATPPRKSVKEIYEFILGDLTAAIPDLPADNAKNRFRGSKAAGYAVLARTYQYMGNYIKAAESAQLALAVGPKAIMDFTTMTSAQQIGDLTVRPDVFYARVSRAYNQDKVPTIDFLKSFDKTDLRLKFYYSNLRDYSFPTRGVVKYRSQGVLGGTATISWGPTVAEMELIIAESAARANDIPTALDHLDALRKKRFPSDSYQKYISANQQEVLQKIMQERSFEFPYNGMRWIDMRRLNAEGKMPAVTRLDKNNNVIATLPPGDPRYTLQIPIQVMVFNPSWTQNP from the coding sequence ATGAAAATACACATATACAGCCGCCTTATACCAATGCTGCTCCTGGCATTCCTGCTGAGCTCCTGTAAAAAATATCTGGACATAGAACCTAAAGGCGTACAATTGCTGAAAACGGTACATGACTATGACCAATGGCTAAATAGTTATGAAGCGACGACAGACTTGCCGGAGTCAATTAACCTGCTGGCCGATAATACCGACCTGACGAATGTTGATCTTCCTTTAGATCAGGTTAATGAAAGAGTATTTACATGGCAGGCGCAGTTCGCCGAAGACCAGTTTGCCGGCGAGGCGGTGATCTGGAAAGACTTTTATCGCGAAATCTATTACTACAACACTGTCATCAACAAGATTGATGAAGCAATTGATGGTACTGTGGCACAAAAACGTTCGCTCAAAGCGGAAGCCTTACTCGGAAGGGCCTACGCTTACCTATATTTGGTTAATTTATACGGAGAGCCATTTGCTCAGGCTGCTGCAGCTTCAGACCTGGCAGTGCCTTTCGTTACCTCTCATGACCTGAATAATGCTACGCCACCGCGCAAAAGCGTCAAAGAGATCTACGAGTTTATCCTTGGTGATCTTACGGCCGCCATTCCTGACCTACCTGCTGATAATGCTAAAAATCGCTTTCGTGGAAGCAAGGCAGCAGGATACGCCGTACTTGCCAGAACCTATCAATATATGGGCAACTATATTAAGGCAGCTGAAAGCGCTCAACTGGCACTAGCCGTCGGCCCTAAGGCTATTATGGATTTCACCACGATGACCAGCGCCCAGCAAATAGGAGACCTTACCGTACGGCCCGATGTATTCTATGCCAGGGTGAGCCGGGCTTATAATCAGGATAAAGTGCCTACTATCGACTTCCTTAAGAGCTTTGACAAGACAGACCTGCGTTTAAAATTTTATTATAGTAACCTTCGTGATTATTCTTTTCCTACCCGGGGTGTTGTCAAATACCGTTCCCAAGGTGTGCTGGGTGGAACGGCTACCATAAGCTGGGGACCTACCGTTGCGGAAATGGAACTGATCATTGCGGAATCAGCCGCACGCGCTAATGACATTCCGACAGCACTTGATCATTTGGATGCGCTTCGAAAAAAACGGTTCCCGTCGGACAGTTATCAAAAATATATATCCGCTAACCAGCAAGAAGTATTGCAAAAGATCATGCAGGAACGAAGCTTTGAATTCCCGTATAATGGCATGCGGTGGATAGATATGCGCAGGCTTAACGCGGAAGGAAAGATGCCAGCGGTTACGCGATTGGATAAAAACAATAACGTGATAGCCACTTTGCCACCGGGCGATCCACGCTATACGCTTCAGATTCCCATACAGGTCATGGTGTTTAACCCAAGTTGGACACAAAACCCTTAG
- a CDS encoding SusC/RagA family TonB-linked outer membrane protein, with product MYKNYTTKPWLLNPLYAKILLIMRLTTVILIATFLQVSASTFAQRITMDRHDVSLESVLKEIRKQTGYSFIYDTRSVNDVQHISISVKDADLPEVLKKALNGLELAYEIDGKIVSLIRMKSLLPFEPVKLTFHVTGTVRYKGVPMGNVTVRVKGSTLGSLSNEDGTYAIDAPDSDVILVFSFIGFKTQEIAVKGRSNIDVAMEEVISNLNEVELVSTGYQRIKPEQSTGSIATINEKQFNSRINTTDFITGLQNKLPGLLVNNDIKYEEEPLFQIRGISTFNGVRKPLIVVDGYPTELDLSSINPNEIESVTILKDAAAATIYGARSSNGVIVIERKKARAGRSVVNFRSTISVKPKENYERYRWDKNGYEAIVANAKVESDFQGPILWDFLADPYLGPYFNYPEPVNIMAQGNAGVITDAEVKQKLQTLGAYNNAKDYSRLFLRTAVTQTYNVDLSGGNDNALYYLSANYIGGTSSQIKNDNNRFQLTGRTTFNMSRKLSVDVGLSYQESRNNAAPIPDIASLYPYERLQDANGNPAPVFNKSLMNPYYNQTIMAAGLFDNLYYPLQEVNEVSDKTRVINNRITADLRYKITDALNIQIGGVYERAKSEDNYLATEKSAVVRQFMNYYAEDNFAGGFKLNFPEGSLLKNTIADTRSYTVRAQVNYDKLLAKDHAINVIAGGELRDIVNQSNSSAILGYDDQTLLHQSVDYKYLENFTNYGMSMFAPFNPYTSYQDLFKLTYADNRFVSVYSNLIYTFKNRYSFSGSLRVDQSNLFGTDPKYQYKPLWSAGAAWNIEREKWMQGFNWLNTLKLRAAYGFNGNVAKNSLPQVIAQTSFNFFNQNNTIPALALLSQANSGLRWEKTNNINIGLDFSIFRNISGSFEYYRKKSTDLLANSQIDPSKGGSFAVVNQASVRNDGLEFNLNGTWINRKKFSWNTGLVMAYNANKVLQYYNPDPALRSRIIGRPLGAIFNYHHAGIDADGEMLITDKNGVTQKFTPTLFTDNLSYAGSRIPTFNMGISNRVDMGRVYVYAMINYFGGMRTELPVPDPTAVRPLEGVNNYWKTPGDEANPDVLPKLRYLYSSWLGRSDQYTVNAAYFTLGDVTAAYSFKGTSWAKKAGLGNVELKVQGSNLYTVALNKQNYSLATGSYAKSYLTPTYTFLVNVSF from the coding sequence ATGTATAAAAATTATACAACCAAACCCTGGTTACTTAATCCCCTATATGCTAAAATATTGTTGATTATGCGCTTAACGACAGTTATTTTAATAGCAACTTTTTTGCAGGTAAGTGCATCTACATTTGCCCAGCGCATCACGATGGACAGGCATGATGTAAGCCTGGAGTCCGTTTTAAAAGAAATCAGAAAGCAGACCGGTTACAGCTTCATCTATGATACCCGATCCGTAAACGACGTTCAGCACATTAGCATTTCCGTTAAAGACGCTGACCTCCCGGAAGTATTAAAAAAGGCTTTGAACGGCTTGGAGCTCGCTTATGAGATTGACGGTAAGATCGTTTCGTTGATCAGAATGAAAAGCCTCCTACCGTTTGAACCCGTTAAGTTAACATTTCACGTCACGGGAACCGTGCGTTATAAAGGCGTTCCTATGGGTAATGTTACCGTCCGTGTAAAAGGCAGTACCTTAGGTAGCCTGAGCAATGAAGATGGCACTTATGCCATAGATGCTCCAGATTCCGATGTCATACTTGTTTTTTCTTTTATCGGCTTCAAAACGCAGGAAATAGCCGTTAAGGGCCGCAGCAATATCGATGTGGCGATGGAAGAGGTTATATCTAATCTGAACGAAGTAGAACTGGTCAGCACCGGTTACCAGCGGATCAAGCCCGAACAAAGCACTGGCAGTATAGCCACCATTAACGAAAAGCAATTTAATTCGCGAATCAATACGACAGATTTCATAACCGGCCTTCAGAATAAATTGCCCGGCTTGTTGGTAAATAATGATATCAAGTATGAAGAAGAACCGCTTTTTCAGATCCGTGGTATTTCTACTTTTAACGGTGTCCGCAAGCCGCTGATCGTAGTAGACGGTTACCCGACGGAACTCGATCTGTCCTCCATAAACCCGAATGAGATTGAGTCTGTCACCATTTTGAAAGATGCCGCGGCCGCAACCATTTACGGCGCGCGCTCCTCCAACGGGGTGATTGTAATTGAGCGCAAAAAAGCCAGGGCGGGAAGGTCTGTAGTGAACTTCAGGTCTACCATAAGCGTAAAACCCAAAGAAAACTACGAAAGGTACCGATGGGATAAAAATGGCTACGAGGCCATCGTTGCCAACGCAAAGGTGGAAAGTGACTTTCAGGGACCGATTCTTTGGGACTTTCTGGCCGACCCTTACTTAGGCCCCTATTTTAACTATCCTGAACCAGTCAACATTATGGCGCAGGGTAACGCCGGTGTAATCACAGATGCCGAAGTAAAACAAAAACTGCAAACACTGGGTGCCTATAACAATGCAAAAGACTACAGCCGCCTGTTCCTCCGGACGGCGGTTACGCAAACCTACAATGTTGACCTGTCAGGCGGGAACGATAACGCCCTCTACTATCTATCCGCAAACTATATTGGAGGCACCTCCTCACAAATTAAAAACGACAATAACCGGTTCCAGCTTACCGGACGTACCACGTTTAACATGTCCAGAAAACTATCGGTTGACGTTGGCTTGAGCTACCAGGAATCAAGAAACAACGCCGCGCCAATTCCTGATATCGCTTCTTTATATCCCTATGAGCGCTTGCAGGATGCAAATGGCAACCCGGCGCCGGTGTTCAACAAATCACTGATGAACCCTTACTACAACCAGACCATCATGGCGGCGGGTTTATTTGATAATCTTTATTATCCACTCCAGGAAGTGAATGAAGTGTCGGATAAGACACGCGTCATTAACAATAGGATTACAGCCGACCTGCGTTATAAGATCACGGATGCCCTCAATATTCAAATTGGCGGGGTGTACGAAAGAGCAAAATCTGAAGACAATTACCTGGCTACAGAAAAATCCGCTGTGGTAAGGCAGTTCATGAATTATTATGCGGAAGACAACTTTGCAGGAGGATTCAAGTTGAATTTCCCTGAAGGCAGCTTGCTGAAAAATACCATAGCCGATACCCGGAGCTATACTGTAAGGGCACAGGTGAACTATGACAAGTTGTTGGCTAAAGATCACGCTATTAATGTTATTGCAGGCGGAGAACTTCGTGATATTGTGAATCAGTCCAACTCATCGGCCATTCTGGGTTACGATGACCAAACGCTCCTGCACCAATCGGTAGATTATAAGTATTTGGAAAACTTTACCAATTACGGCATGTCTATGTTTGCGCCCTTTAACCCCTATACCTCTTATCAGGATCTGTTTAAACTGACCTATGCCGATAACCGTTTCGTGTCCGTTTACTCTAATCTTATATACACCTTTAAAAATAGGTATTCATTTTCAGGCAGCTTAAGGGTAGACCAGTCCAACTTGTTCGGCACCGATCCGAAATATCAGTATAAGCCACTTTGGTCAGCTGGCGCTGCATGGAATATAGAAAGGGAAAAGTGGATGCAAGGCTTCAATTGGCTAAATACCCTGAAACTTAGGGCTGCCTATGGTTTTAACGGGAATGTGGCTAAAAATTCGCTTCCTCAGGTAATCGCGCAAACTTCTTTTAATTTCTTTAATCAGAACAATACCATTCCTGCGCTCGCCCTGCTGTCTCAGGCTAATAGCGGACTAAGATGGGAAAAAACAAACAACATCAATATCGGGCTGGACTTTTCCATTTTTCGCAACATCTCGGGCAGCTTTGAATATTATCGTAAGAAAAGTACCGACCTGCTGGCCAATAGTCAGATCGATCCGTCCAAGGGTGGAAGTTTCGCAGTGGTTAATCAGGCTTCTGTGCGAAATGACGGGCTGGAGTTTAACCTAAACGGCACTTGGATAAACAGAAAGAAATTTAGCTGGAACACAGGTTTGGTAATGGCCTACAATGCCAATAAAGTGCTGCAATATTATAACCCCGACCCGGCGCTTCGGTCCAGGATAATAGGTCGTCCGCTTGGTGCCATATTTAATTATCACCATGCCGGTATCGATGCAGACGGAGAAATGCTGATCACAGACAAAAACGGTGTTACGCAGAAGTTTACACCAACACTCTTTACAGACAATCTCTCTTATGCAGGAAGTCGTATTCCTACCTTTAATATGGGTATAAGTAACCGGGTAGACATGGGCAGAGTATATGTTTACGCGATGATTAACTATTTCGGCGGCATGCGTACAGAACTTCCGGTTCCCGACCCGACCGCGGTAAGGCCACTGGAAGGTGTAAACAATTACTGGAAAACGCCCGGAGATGAGGCCAACCCTGATGTCCTCCCGAAACTGCGTTACCTGTATTCCAGCTGGCTGGGGCGTTCGGATCAGTACACTGTCAACGCCGCTTATTTTACCTTGGGAGATGTAACTGCTGCTTATAGCTTTAAAGGTACAAGTTGGGCCAAAAAGGCAGGACTCGGTAATGTGGAGTTAAAGGTACAAGGGTCCAACCTTTATACCGTGGCGCTGAACAAGCAAAACTACAGCTTGGCTACGGGCTCCTATGCGAAGTCATACCTGACGCCAACGTATACTTTTCTTGTAAATGTTAGTTTCTAA
- a CDS encoding TonB-dependent receptor: MIKYLLLLLLILLLFGNVASSQSSDGTIQGRVVTSDNRPAAGVTIEVANSRLVAVSHADGRFTLKLRTGSYILQFKALGMLSTQQQVTVTANSITETPDVKLKVSSFQLRDVVVTGQYAPQSMKNSVYMVRSITSEQMRLRNPAKVQDVLTDQLGVRFTNDLTLGTTSITLQGVAGQRVKLLLDGVPLLDRGDTRESLNQIDVNTIDHIEIVDGPMSVSYGSDALGGVINLITKKGRGGESLLVYGRVQEETAGKKYQAFDGPGTHHENVGINWEHNGWQLGGNITRNNFDGASLGWIPKDQYLGSGVIGYRTRALNLWYRFDGVDETLLNSRIITASNVQIDQKYLTNRFTHQLQAEWQINNQLSFNGAASYTDYSRRTQTTSLDLLTGDRRLTLGDGEQDKSVFDTKLLRGTAQYKLNNSVSFQPGLEFNLTGSSGARITGTPTINDYAFFISSEIRLSPSINVRPGVRFTKNSVYDAPPAIPSINTKIKLSNSLDLRLAYGRGFRAPALRELYFNFFDASHSIMGNDQLKAEYSHSVNGSLTWQKLNSDVFSLRSSIGGFYNYFDNLITTGFNPVNPAVTTYININKYKTTGATFENTFGFKNLQAKVGFSYTGIYNEHADQDPSLPGFTWYPEVNSNILYSIKAVKTELSFFYKYNGKLPTYELIDVGGKPTIKLAQRSAFHIGDFTVNKYINKVITLSGGVKNIFNVTNVFNTSANIGGAHSTGGPVPMGYGRSYFLGLTFQYNKN, from the coding sequence ATGATTAAATATTTACTGCTGCTTCTTTTAATCCTTTTGCTCTTTGGTAACGTTGCATCGTCTCAAAGTAGCGATGGAACCATTCAGGGAAGAGTGGTAACAAGCGATAATAGGCCAGCTGCTGGTGTAACTATTGAGGTTGCTAACAGCAGGCTTGTTGCGGTAAGCCATGCTGATGGCAGGTTTACCCTAAAGCTGAGAACGGGCAGTTATATACTGCAATTTAAGGCGCTCGGTATGCTCAGTACTCAACAACAGGTTACGGTTACAGCAAACAGCATCACAGAAACACCCGATGTAAAACTTAAAGTTTCCTCTTTCCAATTGAGAGATGTGGTGGTTACAGGACAATACGCTCCTCAATCCATGAAGAATTCGGTCTACATGGTGCGCAGTATTACAAGTGAACAGATGCGTTTACGTAACCCGGCTAAAGTTCAGGACGTTTTAACAGATCAGTTAGGTGTACGATTTACCAACGATCTTACACTGGGCACTACCAGCATAACCTTACAGGGCGTCGCCGGTCAGCGTGTCAAATTATTGCTTGACGGGGTGCCCCTGCTTGACCGCGGCGATACCCGCGAAAGCCTCAATCAAATAGATGTTAACACCATCGATCATATTGAAATTGTTGATGGCCCCATGTCTGTTAGCTATGGCAGTGATGCATTAGGCGGTGTGATAAATTTGATAACCAAAAAAGGCCGCGGCGGGGAAAGCCTGCTTGTTTACGGTCGCGTGCAGGAAGAAACCGCGGGAAAAAAATATCAGGCTTTCGACGGCCCGGGTACACACCACGAAAATGTAGGCATAAACTGGGAGCACAACGGTTGGCAATTGGGCGGCAACATTACCCGCAATAACTTCGATGGCGCCAGTCTGGGCTGGATACCCAAAGATCAATATTTAGGCAGTGGTGTTATAGGTTACAGAACGAGGGCGCTCAACCTTTGGTACCGTTTTGATGGGGTTGACGAAACGTTGTTGAACAGCCGGATAATAACAGCAAGTAACGTACAAATTGACCAAAAATATTTAACCAATCGTTTTACGCACCAGCTGCAGGCCGAGTGGCAGATCAATAATCAACTAAGTTTTAACGGAGCTGCTTCTTACACAGATTACAGCCGCCGCACACAAACCACAAGTCTCGATCTGTTGACAGGCGACAGAAGATTAACGCTGGGTGACGGAGAACAAGACAAATCCGTCTTTGATACAAAGCTTCTTCGCGGAACTGCGCAATATAAGCTAAACAACTCAGTGTCATTCCAACCAGGTTTGGAATTCAACCTTACAGGCAGCAGCGGCGCGCGCATAACGGGAACACCTACTATAAACGATTATGCTTTTTTTATCTCCTCAGAGATACGGCTCAGTCCTTCAATAAACGTAAGGCCGGGTGTCCGCTTTACCAAAAATTCTGTATATGACGCACCGCCGGCAATACCATCTATCAACACAAAAATAAAATTATCCAACAGCCTTGACCTGCGTCTGGCTTACGGACGTGGTTTCCGTGCACCTGCTTTGCGCGAATTGTATTTTAATTTTTTTGATGCCAGTCATTCCATCATGGGTAATGACCAATTAAAGGCGGAGTATTCCCACAGTGTAAATGGCTCATTAACCTGGCAAAAATTAAATAGTGATGTGTTCAGTTTACGCTCTTCTATAGGTGGTTTTTACAACTATTTCGACAACCTGATCACAACAGGCTTCAACCCCGTCAACCCTGCTGTCACTACTTACATCAACATCAATAAATACAAAACTACCGGCGCTACCTTTGAAAACACCTTTGGCTTTAAGAACTTACAGGCTAAAGTCGGCTTCTCCTATACAGGTATTTACAATGAACATGCTGATCAGGACCCATCCCTGCCCGGCTTTACCTGGTATCCTGAAGTAAACTCCAACATACTTTACAGCATAAAAGCCGTTAAGACTGAGTTAAGCTTCTTTTACAAATACAATGGTAAGCTGCCTACCTATGAGCTGATTGATGTTGGCGGTAAACCAACCATCAAGCTGGCGCAACGCTCAGCATTTCATATCGGCGATTTTACTGTCAACAAATACATCAATAAAGTTATCACGCTTTCGGGCGGGGTTAAAAATATATTCAATGTAACCAATGTGTTTAATACATCTGCCAATATCGGCGGCGCGCACAGCACCGGCGGGCCGGTACCTATGGGCTATGGCCGCTCGTACTTTCTGGGCCTGACCTTTCAATACAATAAAAATTAG